Proteins from one methanogenic archaeon mixed culture ISO4-G1 genomic window:
- a CDS encoding 2,4-diaminobutyrate 4-transaminase, whose translation MNQKTNQYYIDHQGVFESSARSYPRKFPFAIVKGKGTWVEDVEGNRYLDFLNGAGSLALGHNHPEVSQAMIELIQSDATLHTLDLMTPRKEEFVETLFSIIPQELAAKAKVQFCSPSGTDATEAAIKLCKTATGRGTVIAFSGGYHGMGHGAMALTGNLNAKNRVQNIMPGVQFMPYPYSYRCPMGLGGEAGTKACIAYLERFLKDPESGFTKPAAVILEPIQGEGGVVPAPAEFLQAVRRITKELDIPMICDEIQSGMGRTGKMFAFEHAGIVPDVILISKAVGGGQPMSVVVYDKKLDAWTAGAHAGTFRGNQLAMVAGTIVMKKIREPEFLAEVTRKGDYLKSKLLKLQKEVHIIGDVRGIGLMLGIEFIDPNGPKDIMGVPEPCGEIAARIQRLCFENKLIMEKGGRNGSVMRCLCPLNIKDDEIDQAFAIFEKAVKEVEADVVH comes from the coding sequence ATGAACCAAAAAACGAACCAATACTACATCGACCATCAGGGTGTTTTTGAGTCCTCAGCCAGAAGCTACCCCCGCAAGTTCCCGTTTGCGATAGTCAAGGGCAAGGGTACTTGGGTGGAAGACGTGGAAGGTAATCGTTACCTGGATTTCCTCAACGGTGCCGGATCACTCGCGTTGGGACACAACCACCCCGAGGTCAGCCAGGCCATGATCGAACTCATCCAGTCTGATGCAACGCTTCACACATTGGACCTCATGACCCCCAGGAAGGAGGAGTTCGTGGAGACCCTGTTCTCCATCATCCCTCAGGAGCTCGCCGCCAAGGCCAAGGTGCAGTTCTGTTCCCCGTCGGGGACCGATGCCACCGAGGCCGCGATCAAGCTGTGCAAGACCGCCACCGGAAGGGGAACGGTCATCGCATTCTCCGGAGGATATCATGGAATGGGACACGGAGCAATGGCCCTCACAGGCAACCTAAATGCCAAGAACAGGGTCCAGAACATCATGCCCGGTGTCCAGTTCATGCCCTACCCCTACTCCTACCGCTGCCCCATGGGACTCGGAGGGGAGGCCGGCACCAAGGCCTGCATCGCATATCTGGAGCGTTTCCTCAAGGACCCCGAGAGCGGTTTCACCAAACCCGCGGCGGTCATCCTCGAGCCCATCCAGGGAGAGGGAGGGGTCGTCCCCGCACCCGCGGAGTTCCTCCAGGCCGTGCGCAGGATCACGAAAGAGCTCGACATCCCCATGATCTGCGATGAGATCCAGAGCGGAATGGGCCGTACAGGTAAGATGTTCGCGTTCGAACATGCGGGAATCGTTCCCGATGTCATTCTCATATCCAAGGCTGTCGGAGGCGGACAGCCCATGTCCGTCGTCGTATACGACAAGAAGCTGGACGCATGGACCGCTGGCGCGCACGCGGGAACCTTCCGCGGCAACCAGCTGGCCATGGTCGCGGGTACCATCGTCATGAAGAAGATCAGGGAGCCCGAGTTCCTGGCCGAGGTCACACGCAAGGGGGACTACCTGAAATCCAAGCTCCTGAAGCTCCAGAAGGAGGTCCACATCATCGGTGACGTCCGCGGAATCGGACTCATGCTGGGAATCGAGTTCATCGACCCCAACGGACCCAAGGATATCATGGGCGTACCGGAACCCTGCGGCGAGATCGCGGCACGCATCCAGCGCCTCTGCTTCGAGAACAAGCTGATCATGGAGAAAGGAGGCCGCAACGGCTCCGTCATGAGATGCCTGTGCCCCCTCAACATCAAAGACGATGAGATCGACCAGGCCTTCGCGATCTTCGAGAAGGCCGTCAAAGAGGTCGAAGCGGATGTCGTCCACTGA
- a CDS encoding ribosomal protein S8e Rps8e, with translation MALWQGKSNRKPTGGRYVPSQGKRKFEISREKHFTKIGATNLKQYRGMGGSVKIGMLSTEYANVMDKKTNKVTKAKILTVKSNPSDPNYVQRNIMNKGATISTEIGDAIITSRPGQDGAINAVLIE, from the coding sequence ATGGCACTTTGGCAGGGTAAATCCAACAGGAAGCCCACTGGCGGCAGATACGTCCCCAGTCAGGGAAAGAGAAAGTTTGAGATCAGCAGAGAGAAGCACTTCACCAAGATCGGTGCGACGAATCTCAAGCAGTATCGCGGAATGGGCGGAAGTGTCAAGATTGGTATGCTCAGCACAGAGTACGCAAATGTCATGGACAAGAAGACCAACAAGGTCACAAAGGCAAAGATTCTGACGGTTAAGTCGAATCCCTCGGATCCCAACTACGTTCAGCGTAACATCATGAACAAGGGAGCCACCATCTCCACAGAGATCGGAGATGCCATCATCACATCCAGGCCTGGCCAGGATGGAGCAATTAACGCAGTGCTCATCGAGTAA
- a CDS encoding carbohydrate kinase YjeF related protein, which translates to MISALDSRVIDANSEALGIPVSTLMDNAGKVVAQFLNDHYPEGNILFVCGPGNNGGDGFAAALLLDPERVTVALLRKSSQIHSDIAKQKYSKLQCKVEEYNVALLNEADVIVDCALGTGIRGKVKDPYRQFILEANASGLPIVSVDVPSGLGSDVTILPQTTITFHDVKVGMNDDNCGNILVADVGIPVDAMKFIGPGDVLRYPLPDENSHKGENGRLMIIAGGPYFGAPAMCSMAALRTGADIVRLFTPETVAHAISTYCPVLMITPLPGDHLSTESVDMLLEQSMYYDAVLLGPGIGKDPDTMLAVKEFVRKCKTPMVIDADALTAIIGMEILSPAIITPHKGEFRKLDSQYGGPEPLAQSMNVTLLLKGHVDTITDGNATRYNKAGTPAMTGAGTGDVLSGAVAALLSKGLSTMEAAALGAFLSGKAGEYAFKDKSYGLIATDIIEEIPHVLRDNLR; encoded by the coding sequence ATGATCTCAGCCCTCGACTCAAGAGTCATCGATGCCAATTCGGAAGCGTTGGGAATCCCCGTCTCCACACTCATGGACAACGCAGGGAAGGTGGTGGCGCAGTTCCTGAACGACCACTATCCCGAAGGGAACATACTCTTCGTGTGCGGACCCGGTAACAACGGGGGCGACGGCTTCGCCGCAGCGCTCCTCCTGGACCCCGAGAGGGTCACAGTGGCACTCCTCAGGAAATCGTCCCAGATCCACTCGGACATCGCCAAGCAGAAGTATTCCAAGCTCCAGTGCAAGGTCGAGGAGTACAACGTCGCTTTGCTCAACGAGGCGGACGTCATCGTGGACTGCGCGCTCGGCACGGGTATCAGAGGCAAGGTCAAGGACCCCTACAGGCAGTTCATCCTCGAGGCCAACGCATCGGGCCTCCCGATCGTCTCGGTGGATGTGCCTTCCGGACTCGGATCCGACGTCACAATCCTGCCCCAGACCACCATCACATTCCACGACGTCAAGGTCGGTATGAACGACGACAACTGTGGCAACATCCTTGTCGCGGACGTCGGCATCCCTGTGGATGCCATGAAGTTCATCGGACCTGGTGACGTCCTCAGATACCCTCTCCCGGACGAGAACAGCCACAAGGGGGAGAACGGCAGGCTCATGATCATCGCCGGCGGACCCTACTTCGGAGCCCCAGCGATGTGCTCCATGGCAGCCCTGCGCACCGGTGCGGACATCGTCAGACTGTTCACGCCGGAGACCGTGGCACATGCCATCTCGACCTACTGCCCCGTACTCATGATCACACCGCTCCCCGGAGACCATCTCTCCACTGAATCGGTGGACATGCTCCTGGAGCAGTCCATGTACTACGATGCGGTCCTCCTCGGACCCGGCATCGGCAAGGACCCTGACACCATGCTCGCGGTCAAGGAGTTCGTCAGGAAGTGCAAGACCCCAATGGTCATCGACGCCGACGCGCTCACTGCGATCATCGGCATGGAGATCCTGTCCCCTGCCATCATAACGCCCCACAAGGGAGAGTTCCGCAAGCTCGACAGCCAATACGGCGGACCCGAGCCTCTGGCACAGTCGATGAACGTCACGCTCCTCCTCAAAGGGCACGTCGACACCATCACCGACGGTAACGCCACGAGATACAACAAGGCCGGGACCCCTGCGATGACCGGTGCGGGTACCGGAGACGTCCTTTCCGGCGCCGTGGCGGCACTGCTGTCCAAGGGACTCAGCACCATGGAGGCGGCTGCCCTCGGAGCCTTCCTCAGCGGGAAGGCGGGAGAGTACGCGTTCAAGGACAAGTCCTACGGCCTCATCGCCACCGACATCATCGAGGAGATCCCGCACGTTCTCAGGGACAACCTGAGGTGA
- a CDS encoding transporter monovalent cation:proton antiporter-2 family has product MDEIELVTSVALFLLLASVCAIVFNKAKLPPLIGYLMAGIIISDFWTLNEAGTTVVETLSDIGLIVLMFSIGMEINLKKVRKQGMFAIEVAIIQLPLMVLGGMLGGMMMGFDFIQCLCLGGIISGSSTAVVMAVLKSQNRLDKEHIDMLVLITIMEDIGQVIILSIITPLLAGSELDAGGLAAMVISIMIFMLASLLLGIRFMPRIINWISDNVSPEILTITTVGLAFGMALLSSYVGLSVAIGAFLMGMMIASSRKSKDVAHEIEPMKDIFMAMFFISVGMEISLNSLVENIALILCIYILFAVLKTSTVFLGYWIGNESPRNGFISAVGLVAMGEFAFIIAKQALDHHVVDDAFYTSVVGAALVSMVVLPFLTRSSAEIWDKGYERCPDWIFDRLKSVNGARDRFYQRMSELSRRNRMEVSSSVTMSYFMILFIVVVEVCYELFMPDLRAWGIAYFGGTPLIWNIIILVLNMAVIYYPLYKVIATLKNILETMHEKREGTNRSKLLDRFSETDEKITSLAVGIAMLIVIPNDMGIWEHFIVLFLALAVLLYYNRKRIEKKADTAFLKDIDTAEDVTLDEFETMIRRKMEAKSPREEPENTVVSIIIDKRLRPSFLSEGVY; this is encoded by the coding sequence GTGGACGAGATTGAACTGGTCACGAGTGTCGCACTATTTCTGCTGCTCGCCTCCGTCTGCGCCATCGTCTTCAACAAGGCCAAGCTCCCTCCGCTGATAGGATACCTGATGGCCGGGATCATAATCTCGGATTTCTGGACACTTAACGAAGCGGGGACCACCGTAGTGGAGACGCTGTCTGACATAGGTCTGATAGTGCTGATGTTCTCGATAGGCATGGAGATCAATCTGAAGAAGGTGCGTAAACAGGGTATGTTCGCGATCGAGGTCGCGATAATCCAGTTGCCTCTGATGGTCCTCGGCGGGATGTTGGGCGGGATGATGATGGGGTTCGATTTCATCCAATGCCTCTGTCTGGGAGGGATAATCTCCGGTTCCAGTACCGCGGTGGTCATGGCTGTGCTGAAATCCCAGAACCGTCTGGACAAGGAACACATCGACATGCTCGTCCTGATAACCATCATGGAGGACATAGGACAGGTCATAATCCTCTCGATAATCACCCCTCTGCTGGCAGGGAGCGAACTCGACGCCGGAGGACTGGCGGCCATGGTCATCAGCATCATGATATTCATGCTGGCCAGCCTGCTCCTCGGGATCAGGTTCATGCCCCGTATCATCAACTGGATATCGGATAACGTGTCGCCGGAGATCCTCACGATCACCACTGTCGGCCTGGCATTCGGCATGGCGCTGCTGTCCAGTTACGTGGGGCTGTCGGTGGCCATCGGTGCGTTCTTGATGGGTATGATGATCGCATCGAGCAGGAAGAGCAAGGATGTGGCCCATGAGATCGAACCCATGAAGGACATATTCATGGCGATGTTCTTCATCTCGGTCGGGATGGAGATCAGCCTCAATTCGCTGGTCGAGAACATAGCGTTGATACTTTGCATCTACATCCTGTTCGCCGTCCTCAAGACCTCCACCGTGTTCCTCGGATACTGGATAGGCAACGAGTCCCCCCGCAACGGGTTCATATCCGCCGTTGGTCTGGTCGCGATGGGAGAGTTCGCCTTCATCATCGCGAAGCAGGCCCTGGACCATCATGTCGTCGACGATGCCTTCTACACCTCCGTGGTTGGGGCCGCATTGGTGTCGATGGTAGTCCTGCCGTTCCTGACTAGGAGCTCGGCCGAGATCTGGGACAAGGGATACGAGAGATGCCCCGACTGGATCTTCGACCGCCTGAAATCAGTCAACGGTGCCAGGGACCGCTTCTACCAGAGGATGTCGGAGCTCTCCAGGAGGAACAGGATGGAGGTGTCGTCATCGGTCACCATGTCCTACTTCATGATCCTGTTCATCGTCGTGGTGGAGGTATGCTATGAGCTGTTCATGCCTGACCTCAGGGCCTGGGGCATAGCGTACTTCGGAGGCACTCCCCTGATATGGAACATCATAATCCTCGTACTGAACATGGCCGTGATCTACTATCCGCTGTACAAGGTCATCGCCACGCTGAAGAACATCCTGGAGACCATGCACGAAAAACGCGAAGGTACAAACAGAAGCAAACTGCTGGACAGATTCAGCGAGACCGATGAGAAGATCACCTCCCTGGCCGTCGGCATAGCGATGCTGATAGTCATACCGAACGACATGGGCATCTGGGAGCACTTCATAGTCCTGTTCCTTGCCCTGGCGGTGCTGCTCTACTACAACAGGAAGCGCATCGAGAAGAAGGCGGACACCGCATTCCTGAAGGACATAGATACCGCGGAGGACGTCACCCTCGATGAATTCGAGACGATGATCCGCAGGAAGATGGAGGCAAAGAGCCCCCGCGAGGAACCGGAGAACACCGTCGTTTCCATCATCATAGATAAACGATTGCGCCCCAGTTTTCTAAGTGAGGGGGTATATTAA
- a CDS encoding transglutaminase domain-containing protein, translating to MSFQKGPVLTAVVILSLFATASAAVVMLSEEQDASVIDFSDDYYYNALPDKEQAVYRTAYASILGFEKEIDTGVTGDILKEYVADVLASIRYDHPELFYLGKTYTYNTGTGILKPSYELSQADYRSVKNTIDSEFADAVSYISNLSRKASVDDINEYLFYNVVYDDEAAADSEGHRYAHDIRGVFINGKAVCEGYALAFKYFCDYLGIPCICVVGNAGSDPSDMTGHMWNYVQMGSRWYAMDATWNDPDSTVPILVPRTDYTLVGSDTVIGGKKFCVSHQIDNISAKYGVPEIEKSKYSSTTGQDTLPDYSDAPHYYYDKLTAAGKKAYDSLVAGAIKFDEVIPSGTTDFEVMNDAVSAIRLERQDLFQLNEAHIVMSDASGGQYKVTYSITKSQYENMCSMILDAMKPLNKELAKCGYTYDKVKVIHDFLVKNLSYLETKDCRNIYGALVNKQCVCEGYARSMQYLCAMNGIEAICVRGTGINDTGSEGHMWNLIHMNDGKWYNMDVTWDDPVIIGGIGTGEVRYNYFLVGLDSVYKDRTFAQSHVLDMSQEGHPASIINNNSVVPETSHTDYYIRPGTNPLVTIDVDASVVGDSFVATVGIEVIEDLMDRTQGMGSGFLKMRTYGYMVGLDSTDGEMLLDYMRSKSLDIVKFVVSKRSDKVGIGPVALSNDVYSLKIAETYSYIEFLSIGRGFEPELGVPFTPGSLDIVKMLIFGWDAEKPYMPVTGSHFQDDYVMIPVSSDDQAFAVGSTPIKGVSVIIFIAAIILILLIVVAIRRHGRKKREMRSRQ from the coding sequence ATGAGTTTCCAGAAAGGTCCGGTGTTGACAGCGGTCGTGATCCTTTCCCTGTTCGCGACGGCCTCTGCGGCCGTCGTCATGCTCTCCGAGGAACAGGACGCGTCCGTCATCGACTTCTCGGACGATTACTACTACAACGCGCTCCCCGACAAGGAGCAGGCCGTGTACAGGACGGCGTACGCCTCCATATTGGGATTCGAGAAGGAGATCGATACCGGCGTCACGGGAGACATCCTGAAGGAGTATGTGGCCGATGTGCTCGCCTCCATCAGATACGACCATCCCGAGTTGTTCTACTTGGGAAAAACGTACACCTACAACACCGGCACGGGGATCCTGAAGCCCAGCTACGAGCTCTCACAGGCCGATTACAGGTCGGTGAAGAACACGATAGATTCCGAGTTCGCGGATGCGGTCTCGTACATCAGCAATCTGTCCAGGAAGGCATCCGTGGACGACATCAACGAATATCTGTTCTACAACGTGGTGTACGACGACGAGGCAGCGGCGGACAGCGAAGGACACAGATACGCCCACGACATCAGGGGGGTGTTCATCAACGGCAAGGCGGTCTGCGAGGGATACGCCTTGGCGTTCAAGTACTTCTGCGACTACCTAGGCATCCCTTGCATATGCGTCGTGGGAAATGCGGGTTCCGACCCGTCAGACATGACGGGACATATGTGGAACTATGTACAGATGGGCTCCAGATGGTACGCGATGGATGCGACATGGAACGACCCCGACTCCACCGTCCCCATACTCGTACCCAGGACGGACTACACCCTGGTGGGATCCGACACGGTCATAGGAGGGAAGAAGTTCTGTGTGAGCCACCAGATCGACAACATCTCCGCCAAGTACGGGGTCCCCGAGATCGAGAAGAGCAAGTACTCATCCACAACAGGACAGGACACCCTTCCGGATTACAGCGACGCTCCCCATTATTATTATGACAAGCTCACCGCGGCCGGGAAGAAGGCCTACGACAGCCTGGTGGCGGGCGCGATCAAGTTCGACGAGGTCATCCCCTCGGGCACCACGGACTTCGAGGTCATGAACGATGCGGTCTCAGCAATAAGGCTGGAGAGGCAGGACCTGTTCCAGCTGAACGAGGCCCACATCGTAATGAGCGATGCCTCCGGAGGACAGTACAAGGTCACATATTCGATCACGAAGAGCCAGTACGAGAACATGTGCTCCATGATATTGGATGCCATGAAGCCCCTGAACAAGGAGCTGGCGAAGTGCGGATACACCTACGACAAGGTCAAGGTCATCCACGATTTTCTCGTGAAGAACCTCTCCTATCTGGAGACCAAGGACTGCAGGAACATCTACGGTGCACTGGTCAACAAGCAGTGCGTCTGCGAGGGATACGCCCGTTCGATGCAGTACCTCTGTGCCATGAACGGCATCGAGGCGATCTGCGTCAGGGGGACAGGGATCAACGATACAGGATCGGAAGGGCACATGTGGAACCTGATCCACATGAACGACGGCAAGTGGTACAATATGGACGTCACCTGGGACGATCCCGTCATCATCGGAGGCATCGGTACCGGGGAGGTCCGCTACAACTACTTCCTGGTCGGTCTGGACAGCGTCTATAAGGACAGGACGTTCGCACAGTCCCACGTACTCGACATGTCCCAGGAGGGCCACCCCGCATCCATAATCAACAACAACAGCGTTGTGCCAGAGACATCCCACACGGATTACTACATCCGTCCCGGGACGAATCCTCTGGTCACCATCGACGTGGATGCCTCGGTCGTCGGGGACTCGTTCGTGGCCACCGTCGGCATCGAGGTCATCGAGGACCTGATGGACAGGACCCAGGGGATGGGGAGCGGTTTCCTCAAGATGAGGACGTACGGCTACATGGTCGGACTCGACTCGACGGATGGGGAGATGCTCCTGGATTACATGAGATCCAAATCGCTGGACATCGTCAAGTTCGTGGTCTCGAAGCGTTCGGACAAGGTCGGCATCGGACCGGTAGCATTGTCGAACGACGTCTATTCCCTGAAGATCGCGGAGACTTATTCGTACATAGAGTTCCTGAGCATCGGAAGGGGATTCGAGCCCGAGTTGGGCGTACCGTTCACGCCCGGCAGTCTGGACATCGTCAAGATGCTGATCTTCGGATGGGATGCGGAGAAGCCGTACATGCCGGTGACCGGCAGCCACTTCCAGGACGATTATGTCATGATCCCGGTGTCATCGGACGATCAGGCATTCGCAGTCGGAAGCACGCCCATCAAGGGCGTGTCGGTGATCATCTTTATCGCGGCCATCATCCTCATTCTGCTGATCGTCGTCGCCATCAGGCGCCACGGCAGGAAGAAGAGGGAGATGAGATCCAGACAGTGA
- a CDS encoding pyridoxal-dependent decarboxylase, with amino-acid sequence MSSTDPVLLSDDKTVQETFSRMIDETLQAVFGSFSDDSAFSGIDPYELREKIGSLGFLPENGKGFEEVLEATKRDILPHMLRTWSTKYMPHLHSPVLTESICSELIISCFNDSMDSWDQGPAATELEESMVHGLCGLFGLPKDTSDGCFTSGGSQSNISAIIAARDWYCKEKFNWDVKMNGLPPEYTKLRVYTSEISHFSMDKASHILGMGYAAVRKIPVDSRCRIDLKAFERMVEEDVKAGLYPYCAVATFGTTDFGSIDDAEGMRKVCDRYGMHLHGDAAYGSGLIMSARYKDRIAAVSLCDSITVDFHKMFLLPISCSAILVRDAKRLKCFELHADYLNREEDEEDGYINLVGKSMQTTRRFDALKVFMAFQTRGADGFGRIIDTAVGNATYFYGRISKDPAFYAPVEPELSSVVFALEGGDELNKKVRRHLLSNGTVIGQTVMDGRVMLKFTLLNPNLTHEQIDAVIADIKGAGSKLA; translated from the coding sequence ATGTCGTCCACTGATCCGGTGCTCCTGTCCGACGACAAGACCGTCCAGGAGACGTTCTCCAGGATGATAGACGAGACCCTCCAGGCCGTATTCGGTTCGTTCTCGGACGACAGCGCGTTCTCCGGGATCGACCCCTACGAACTCAGGGAGAAGATCGGATCCCTCGGATTCCTTCCCGAGAACGGGAAAGGGTTCGAGGAGGTCCTGGAAGCCACCAAGAGGGACATCCTCCCCCACATGCTCCGCACATGGTCCACCAAATACATGCCGCACCTGCACTCGCCGGTGCTCACCGAGTCAATCTGCTCGGAACTGATCATATCGTGCTTCAACGACAGCATGGACAGCTGGGACCAGGGTCCAGCGGCCACCGAGCTGGAGGAGAGCATGGTCCACGGACTGTGCGGACTGTTCGGGCTCCCGAAGGACACATCCGACGGATGCTTCACCTCCGGAGGTTCTCAATCGAACATCTCCGCGATCATCGCGGCCCGCGACTGGTACTGCAAGGAGAAGTTCAACTGGGATGTGAAGATGAATGGTCTTCCCCCGGAATACACCAAGCTCCGCGTCTACACGTCGGAGATATCGCATTTCTCGATGGACAAGGCGAGCCACATACTCGGTATGGGCTACGCCGCGGTCCGCAAGATCCCCGTCGATTCCAGATGCAGGATCGACCTCAAGGCCTTCGAGAGAATGGTCGAGGAGGACGTCAAGGCGGGACTGTACCCGTACTGCGCCGTGGCCACCTTCGGTACCACCGACTTCGGATCTATAGACGACGCGGAAGGCATGAGGAAGGTCTGCGACCGCTACGGCATGCACCTCCACGGAGATGCCGCCTACGGGTCTGGGCTGATCATGAGTGCCAGATACAAGGATAGGATCGCAGCGGTCTCGCTCTGCGATTCCATCACCGTCGACTTCCACAAGATGTTCCTGCTCCCGATCTCCTGTTCCGCGATACTCGTCAGGGATGCGAAGAGGCTCAAGTGCTTCGAGCTCCACGCCGACTACCTCAACCGCGAGGAGGACGAGGAGGACGGTTACATCAACCTCGTCGGGAAGTCCATGCAGACCACCCGCCGCTTCGATGCGCTGAAGGTCTTCATGGCGTTCCAGACCAGGGGAGCGGACGGATTCGGAAGGATCATCGACACGGCAGTCGGCAACGCCACATACTTCTACGGTAGGATCTCCAAGGACCCGGCGTTCTACGCACCCGTAGAGCCCGAGCTGTCGTCCGTGGTCTTCGCCCTTGAGGGCGGAGACGAGCTGAACAAGAAGGTCAGGCGCCATCTGCTCAGCAACGGTACGGTGATCGGACAGACGGTCATGGACGGCCGCGTCATGCTGAAGTTCACGCTCTTGAACCCCAACCTGACCCACGAGCAGATCGATGCCGTCATCGCCGACATCAAGGGTGCTGGTTCTAAGCTCGCTTGA
- a CDS encoding metallophosphoesterase, giving the protein MKFLLITDLHQHGSAMDWINKEIEENKVDFVLHLGDVTDMGTSEDAVKLLSQIKSKVYVIPGNCDPRDMPGKIGDVAVDMHGKKVVIDGHDIVGMGGSNKSPFGTPFELEDDEYYDTLKQISSEGMILMTHAPSYGIFDEIPGGIHVGCPAIKRIVDEFHPILAMSGHIHEAIGCKVIDGTTFINPGPAKDGYSAVITVNGKDVDVKMLHHKGI; this is encoded by the coding sequence ATGAAGTTCCTATTGATCACGGACCTGCATCAGCACGGCTCCGCAATGGATTGGATCAACAAAGAGATCGAGGAGAACAAGGTCGACTTCGTCCTGCACCTGGGCGACGTCACCGACATGGGTACGTCCGAGGACGCCGTTAAGCTGCTGTCCCAGATCAAGTCCAAAGTGTACGTCATCCCTGGTAACTGCGACCCCAGGGACATGCCCGGTAAGATCGGGGATGTCGCGGTCGACATGCACGGGAAGAAGGTCGTCATCGACGGCCACGACATCGTCGGAATGGGCGGGAGCAACAAGAGCCCGTTCGGGACCCCGTTCGAGCTCGAGGACGACGAGTACTACGACACGCTGAAACAGATCTCGTCCGAGGGCATGATCCTCATGACCCACGCGCCATCCTACGGCATATTCGACGAGATCCCCGGCGGCATCCATGTGGGATGTCCCGCAATCAAGAGGATCGTCGACGAGTTCCATCCCATCTTGGCCATGTCCGGACACATCCACGAGGCCATCGGATGCAAGGTCATCGACGGCACCACGTTCATCAATCCCGGCCCGGCCAAGGACGGTTACAGCGCCGTAATCACCGTGAACGGGAAGGATGTCGACGTGAAGATGCTCCACCACAAGGGCATCTGA
- a CDS encoding signal recognition particle SRP19 protein yields the protein MTYDPDVAITLWPEYFDANLTRAQGRRLPKELCVPNPNLDFIAKGAMILDLEYEILEDMSYPKFPREKHGCVRVERRGDMTKTELLPKIAEVLVKNQSR from the coding sequence ATGACATACGATCCGGATGTTGCGATTACACTGTGGCCAGAGTACTTCGACGCGAATCTGACCAGGGCCCAGGGCAGGAGACTGCCGAAGGAGCTTTGCGTACCCAACCCGAATCTCGACTTCATAGCGAAGGGCGCGATGATCCTCGACCTCGAATACGAGATCCTCGAGGACATGTCATACCCCAAATTCCCCCGCGAGAAGCACGGATGCGTCCGCGTGGAGAGGAGAGGAGACATGACCAAGACCGAGCTGCTTCCCAAGATCGCAGAGGTCCTTGTCAAGAATCAGAGCAGGTGA
- a CDS encoding metallophosphoesterase, with the protein MELQPVYGIPALKADNCLVICDLHIGVESHLRAKGFHLVSHTSDMHQAILDAADEDIGRLVVIGDVKDSVPGSTKQEYAEIPDFFESLFERFDNIEVVRGNHDTMIEEFLPPRVRIRPATGIRIGDVGLVHGHTWPSAEVMEAQTLVMGHNHPAVMFRDGVGRQMTEPCWFRGSFAKTEDEKYPKLPERFIVVPAFNRMLGGSPVNVTGEDLLGPILNSDLLDLDEAHIYLLDGVDLGRRSNNMIKGRENTRFKDSLKTRAKYS; encoded by the coding sequence ATGGAGCTTCAGCCGGTCTACGGCATCCCCGCCCTGAAGGCGGACAACTGCCTCGTCATCTGCGACCTGCACATAGGCGTGGAATCCCATCTCAGGGCGAAGGGTTTCCATCTCGTATCACATACATCTGACATGCACCAGGCCATCCTGGATGCCGCCGACGAGGACATAGGCAGACTGGTAGTCATAGGCGATGTGAAGGACTCCGTGCCGGGTTCAACCAAGCAGGAATATGCCGAGATCCCCGATTTCTTCGAGAGCCTGTTCGAGCGCTTCGATAACATAGAGGTTGTGCGCGGCAATCACGATACCATGATAGAGGAGTTCCTCCCGCCCCGCGTACGCATCCGTCCCGCCACAGGGATCAGGATCGGCGATGTGGGGCTCGTCCACGGCCACACATGGCCCTCTGCAGAGGTCATGGAGGCCCAGACGCTCGTCATGGGGCATAACCACCCCGCCGTGATGTTCAGGGACGGCGTTGGCAGGCAGATGACAGAACCGTGCTGGTTCAGGGGAAGCTTCGCCAAGACAGAGGACGAGAAATATCCGAAGCTACCGGAGAGGTTCATCGTGGTCCCCGCGTTCAACAGGATGCTGGGAGGGTCCCCCGTGAACGTCACAGGGGAGGACCTGCTTGGCCCCATCCTCAATAGCGACCTACTGGACCTCGACGAGGCCCACATTTACCTTCTGGACGGTGTGGATCTCGGCAGGCGTTCCAACAATATGATCAAGGGCCGCGAGAACACCAGGTTCAAGGATTCGCTGAAGACCCGTGCGAAATACAGCTGA